From the Ignavibacteria bacterium genome, the window TGCAGAGGCACATTCAGCGGGTACGAAGAGTAGAGCAGACCATAGGCATCATGCAATTGATGCACTGGTGGTCGCCTTAACGGATCGCGGTCTACTTAGTAAGGTGGCTCAACTTAATGCAAGGGGCTTGGGTGCCGACCTCGAGAAGCACTATGCAGACGGACGTATCCGCCTACCGGAAGAACCATTGCCGGGTCTTAAGGCGATGGCCACACGGTGTATAGACAATGTCATTGTTAGTCACAGAGTCAATCGTAAGCGAAGAGGTCAGTTGCACGAGGAAACGATTTACGGTATTGCTCATGATGACCATGGCGTTCCGCTCACAAATGAAAAGGGTATTCCACTCTACGTTGTCCGCAAACCAATTGAGTCACTTACTGCTAGTATGATCATGGATGTTGTCGATCCAGTGATCAAAGGAATTCTTCTGGAGCGCCTCACAGTGCTAGGTATAGATGTATCGACAAAGTTTGCCGTCCCCAAGACGGCCTTTATGGAACCTGTCTATATGACAACGCTCAATGGATCCCGCGGCCCTAGGATCAAGAGGGTCCGTATCTACAAGGCGGCAAGTAATATGGTTCTTCTTCGAGATCATGGAGTCTATGTAGAGCCAGGATCGAATGATAGGATTATTCTGGGAGTGGTAGTCGACGGTGGTGGTTCAAGACCCCGCCAGGTTCTGTCGCTACTCGAAGCTACAGATGCTTCAACTAAAATCTCAGTTGATCGACCTTTTTATACTTATCGAATAAATGAACTTTACTGCACTTCAATTCCTAGTCCCTCTGAGTCAATTGAAGTTTGCAATGTTTATAAGGTTCAGTCTGTCACTTCAGATGCCGGAGGGCGCATCAAGTTCCGACATCATGCAGCGGCTATTGACAAATTGCCTGGAGCTGAGTTTAGATTGGCTGCAAACAAAGTCACTGGGCAGAAGATGAAGGTCGACGAGATTGGCCAGGTGAGTTGGTAATGCTTAAGCGAACTATCAGTATCAGCTCTCGTTCCTACCTCTCAACCAAGGACGAACAGTTGGTTGTGAAATGGGATCATGATGACAAGGATGTCACTATCCAATTGAGGACATTGGACTTCTCGAAATCGACTCACTTCAAGTCACGTCCACATCATCATTACTCGTTAAACTGCTCAAGAATAGCTCTACTACCATTTTCTGCGATGGCACTCGCCATCCCATTGGGTTGTTGCTTCCCTTGGAGGGGAACAGCCTTCATGCATTGCGTTTGCGGCAACAGATTGAATCGTCGCTGCCAACTAGAAAGCGTTCGTGGCAGGAGATCATCAAGTGTAAAAACCGCAATCAGGCAGATGTACTTCTTGAGTTAGGTGCGGACGATCGCGTAATCCGACGTCGGATTCAGAAAGTGCTAACCAACGACAGTACCAATCAGGAAGGTGTAAGTGCGGCAGCTTATTGGAAGGCTGTGCTGAGTCTTTTCAAGACGCGAAGTGACCCCGATGGTCCGTTTCCCAGTAATGCCCTGAACTATGGTTATGCCGTGGTGCGGCTCGTGTTGCCCGCAGCTTAGTTGCCTCGGGCTTGCATCCGGCTCTTGGAATCAAACACTCAAACCGCGGCAATGCATTTGTCTTAGCTGACGACATAATGGAACCCTACCGTCCTTTCGTTGGCATACATCTCATTCAAAAACTGTTGGAATGGGAACAGGGTGATGACCTATCGCCAGAGATGAAACGCGAGATTCTTAACGTCCTCGTTGTTGATTCGTTTTGGCCAGAGGGGAGGCGCCCCTTGCTCAACTCTATCCAGCTATCGGCAGCATCAATGGCGCAAGTTTTTGCTGGCGATCGGGACTTGCCAGCGTTTCCGTCATTATGCGGAAAAGCGAGTACCGCACCGTGTGGCTCTGTGTACTTTTTGACTTGCCCGTGCTGACCAAGAAGCAGCGCCGAGTTTATACCACCTTTCGGCGAAAGCTACTCAAGGATGGCTTATAATGCTCCAGTATTCTGTCTACGTCCGACATTGTGCATCCGGGGAGAACGCCACTGTCCATATCGGTCGAGTTGAGGGTATCATCCCAGAGCAGGGCGTGGTGAGTATTCTCACCATTACTGACAAGCAATACTCGTCCATGACCACATTCTGGGGTCAGGAGCGTCAGCCGGACTCAAAACCACCTTCGCAGCTCGAAATGTTCTAGAAAAAACGCATAGACCAGACGGTGTCAACGTCCGATTGAGGAGCCTTTCTGCATACCCATAACACTCTAACTATATCAATTACATGCTTCTCGGCCGAGTATGCATTCAATGATCAGCACTAGAAGCCAAGACACAACTGGTGGTTGCAGTAGTCGGTGGCGGGGTTCGCATTCAAAGATCAGCACTAGAAGCCAAGACACAACATTGACAGGCCGAAGGTATTAGCTATCCAGCATTCAAAGATCAGCACTAGAAGCCAAGACACAACCATCGTCCCGCCGAAGAAGAAGGTTCGATGCATTCAAAGATCAGCACTAGAAGTCAAGACACAACACTCCCTACACGGTGCAACCAATGAGGACAGCATTCAAAGATCAGCACTAGAAGCCAAGACACAACCTGTCTGTTATCCATGCGCTCATTTGGTTAGCATTCAAAGATCAGCACTAGAAGCCAAGACACAACCAAATTCTCACTTCAAGTCAAGCAGAACTTCACATACAAAGATCTGCAGTAGAAGCCAAGACACAACACCATAACTCAGCACTACATCTTTAACTCCACATTCAAAGATCAGCACTAGAAGCCAAGACACAACCAAGAGAACACATGATTGCGAACAACGAATCGCTTAGGATCATCCCCCAGCCTCTTCATCCCTTTGTGTTCGGGGCATTCATTCTGAGAGAGAGGACTAACGAAAAGCCCTCTCAGGATGTGAGGGGAGACGAAATCGAGCGCAGCGAGATGGAGTGGAGTGAACTTCTAGTTGCTCAGCTGGGCCTTTAGCAGCGACCACGTAGACTCCACAGTGTCGGTTGGTCTTTTTGCATCGCTCCACCGGGAGATGCTCCACAGACCGCTCACTTCCGGTGTGATACTCAACACCATTGTTCCATTGAGCACAGTTGGCAGACTTGCAATACCGAGTTGTGCTGTCAATGTATAGTCGCTTACCCACACCGTTGAGTCGGGCGAAGCATAGGCGATGTTGCTGTTGTCGAATTCAAGACCGAGGTTCTGATCGGTTGGAAGACGGGCGATCATCGACAGAAATGCTTGTTGTTCCTTGGTCACCGACCATGACGCGAACACGGCCTGGAAACGTGCTCCGGCTTCGGCGGATGGTTCGAACACATAGGGATACCTGCTCCGCGATTGATCGGCGAGGCACAACATGAAGTTCTGCGTGTTCTTCTCGATCACCGCATATTGGAAGTTCTCGATCACAATGCTCGGACTTGTAGGGGGCTCATAGGTCCCTCTATTACCCGTGGGCTCCTCCGGAGTGCGTGTTGCGCACGATGAGAGCAGCACAGCGATGAGCAACATCGATCTCATGTTGCCTCGGCTACGATGATGCAGCGGGTAGATATTGCCTCGTTGAATTCAGCACCATCATACCAACCATGGATCGACCTCACGCGAAGTCCGGCTTCAATGCACATATCAACCAGCGCATCCTTGTCATACAACCACACCCGTTCTTCAAACTCCTGCTCGTATGAACAAGGATTGCTGATCGTGATGCGCTTACGCACAAAGGGCTCATCGATCCACCGTTCTTGCATCACTGTTACGTCATCGATAAGCCCCATACTCTCAGCAACAAGGGTCGAGCGCAACAGTTTTGCATTGAGAAAGTCCATCACAAACACACCGCCCTCGACAAGGTTGGCTCGTATCGCATGCAGAACGGAAACATTCTGTTCGTGTGTATCGAAGTAACCGAAGCTTGTGAAGAAGTTGGCGATGGCATGGAAGGGGCCCATAGGAAACGGACCGCGCATGTCTCCAACAACATAGTTCACGTTCTCATGCGGATAGAGCTCACGTGCTCTATCGATGAGATAGTGGGAGTTATCAAGCCCCGTTACCTTATATCCGTGTTCTGCGAGGGCCAGAGCATGACGTCCGTAGCCGCAACAGAGATCGAGCACCTTGCTGCCGCGGGGGACACCGGCCAAACGCTGCACGAGATCCACGGCCTCGCGGGCTTCTTCTTCCGTGCGGTGACGGTAGAGGCGCATGTACCACGGAGATTCAAACCACGACGCATACCACTCGGGCGTCATACCGGAACCCGCCCCTCAAATGCCCGCGCAAGTGTTGCATCATCGGCGAATTCGAGATCGGAACCCATCGGAACACCACGCGCGATGCGCGTTAATCGAACACCAAGCGGCGATGCCATCTTGGCGATGTACTGCGTGGTCACCTCTCCCTCAACGTTAGGATTGAGCGCCAGGATGACCTCTTGAACATCGGCTCCGAGTCGGGCAATAAGTTCACGTAATCTGATGTCCTCCGGACCGATCCCATCCAGGGGGCTAAGGGCTCCGTGCAATACATGGTAGCGCCCCTTAAAATCTCCTGTCCGCTCGATCGCCATTACGTCCGACGGTTGCTCAACTACACAGATCGTGGATGGATCACGCTTGGCAGACGCACAGATCCCGCACACCTCTGTGTCGGTGAAGGTATGGCACACTGTACACTCGCGTACATGGGTCCGCATCTCCACCAAGGCGCGCGCAAACTGCTCCACCTGCTCAGCCGGTTGGCGCAAAACATGGAACGCGAGACGTCGGGCAGTCTTTTTTCCGATCGTGGGGAGCGAGGCAAACAGCTCTACCACACGCTCTATGGAATCTGAAGGAAGCATGGGAGGAAGTTACTCAGTTACGTAGTTACATAGTTACGAGGTTACAAGGTTACGCAGTAACTCCGTAACCCTGTAACCCCGTAACCCTGTAACCCCGTAACCCCGTAACCCCGTAACCCCGTAACCTTGTAACCTTGTAACCAATAACGTGAGGATACGTAACTGACATACTGCGTAATTTGGCAGGATAAACTCGAAAGGTGAACTCGATGGGAATCTTCAACCGAATCTCCGACATCTTTAAGTCAAACGTGAACGACGCGCTTGATAATGCGGAGGATCCAGAGAAAATGCTGAAGCAGATGGTTCTTGAGATGGAAGAATCCGTCAACAAGACCACGCTTGCAGTAGCCAACGCCATTGCGAATGAAAAGGGCTTGGAGCGGAAGATCGCCAAGGAGCGAGCCCTGAGCGCTGAGTGGCAACAAAAGGCCATGCAAGCCCTGCAGGCCAATAGGGAAGATCTTGCCAAGGCGGCGTTGGAGAAGAAGGCTACAGCTGACAAAAATGCCGCTGACCTCGGACCGATCTTTGCACAGGCAACAGCAACGTCGGCCAAGATGCGCGAGCAGCTCACGGCACTGAAGCATAAACTCGATGAAGCACGGTCACGCCAAAGCACGCTTATCGCCCGTTCCCAAGCCGCAAAGGCTCAGAAGCAGATCGCTCAATCGTTCTCGGGTGTAGGCAGCGATGCCTTCTCCAAGTTCGACAAGTTCGAAGGCAAGATCGAGAAGCTTGAGTCTGAGGCCGTTGCCTTTGAACAACTCGCCGGCGAGAACACCGACCTCGATCAACAGTTCAAACAGCTCTCAACCAGCGGTCAGGTAGATGCCGAACTCCTTGCCTTGAAGAAGGAAATGGGGCTCCTCCCAGAAGCCAATTCAGATAAGCCAGGAGATGCGCAATGACCCCCGACGCGATCATCGAATCAACACGCGCAAACGTTGCGGCCATTCTTAAGGAACGTTTTCCGCAAACGGTTGACTTCAGCGACGGATCGTATGCCCTGTCCTACGGCTCTTCAAGCGTAGGCGTTGTCGTGCGCCGCTACACCGAGACGGACACCATGGTGGAGATCATGGCCCAAGTGGTATCGGGCGCCGAGATCACACCAGAACTGCTCAAGTGGCTCCTCCGCAAAAACGCCGAACTCCACTTCGGAGCCTTCGGACTTCTCTTTGATGACACGATCATCTATACCTACTCGCTCCCGGGCTCCAAACTCGATGCAAGCGAACTCGAAGCCGCCGTTACATCCGTTGCCGTTATCGCCGATCATTATGATGATGAGATCGTGAAGATGGCGGGGGGTAAGCGTACCTCAGATCTTTGAGCGCCTTGATAAGCGCCTTCTATAAGAGGCTTTTTAAGCGCCTTGATAAGCGCCTTCTGCAAGCGCCTTCTGCAAGAGTCTTGAACAATGCGCTTAAAGAATGCGCTTAAAAAGGCGCTTGCAGAAGGCGCTTGCAGAAGGCGCTTATCAAGGCGCTTGAAGAATCCTTACGTGAATACTCCGATTCAAGAACCGTCCCTGCGGCGTATCGTCGCTGTATTTATCGGTGCGGGTTGAAGTCTTGAAGTTCAGGTTCTTGTTCGCAACCGAGCGCATGAACTGCTCGGTGTTGGAGCCGCGTTGTTCGGAGAGGATTCGATTGCGATCCTCAGAGCCGAGCACATCCGCGCTGCCTTCGATAATGATGGTGCTGTTCTCTTGGACCTGTTCTGCGAGCTGTCGCAACAGGTTCTTCTCGTTTTCGCTGAGTTCGGCGCTGTTGTAGTCAAAGCGGAGGACGGCATCGAACTTGTCGGTCTGAAGGGCAATGGATCTGCGCGGGAGTTTCGTCACGTCCAGGATAGTGTCGCGTTGTGAAATGGCGCCACCGGCAGATGCCATCACGGTCACAGGGATGGTTGTCTGTGATGGAGCAATGGCCATATCGAATCGAAGGCCATTCTCAATGACTGATGTCATCACAACGGTATCTCTTCCATTGACGGTAAGGACCATGTTCTGCGGTCGTGCGTCTGGTGCCCCGCCCGAGAGGACAGCGCGTACAGTGAGTGTGCCCTGAGCAACGGCGAATTCTTCAGCAGACACCCAACGTTGGAGAGGGGCGTTCTGAACTACGATGTCTACTCGACGGTTCTCGGCACGTCCACCGGCGAACTCGCTGTTCGATGGCACGCGCGGCAGTACCGAACTCTTGATGCTGATCACTGAACTCGGCACACCAAGATCTACAAGGATCGATCGGACGGCTTCTGCTCGGCGTGCAGCAAGGGCAACACCTTCTTGTTCTGTTGTTGGTCCGCCCGTAGCCCCCTCCAAAATGATGCGTGCATTCGGATTGGCTTCGATGATACTTGCGATGCGCAGAAGTAGCCACCCGTGAGCTTCAACGGGATCGGTGCTGAAGGTGGTGTTCTCGCGCTTCCGGCGATAGAG encodes:
- a CDS encoding class I SAM-dependent methyltransferase, with the translated sequence MTPEWYASWFESPWYMRLYRHRTEEEAREAVDLVQRLAGVPRGSKVLDLCCGYGRHALALAEHGYKVTGLDNSHYLIDRARELYPHENVNYVVGDMRGPFPMGPFHAIANFFTSFGYFDTHEQNVSVLHAIRANLVEGGVFVMDFLNAKLLRSTLVAESMGLIDDVTVMQERWIDEPFVRKRITISNPCSYEQEFEERVWLYDKDALVDMCIEAGLRVRSIHGWYDGAEFNEAISTRCIIVAEAT
- the recR gene encoding recombination protein RecR translates to MLPSDSIERVVELFASLPTIGKKTARRLAFHVLRQPAEQVEQFARALVEMRTHVRECTVCHTFTDTEVCGICASAKRDPSTICVVEQPSDVMAIERTGDFKGRYHVLHGALSPLDGIGPEDIRLRELIARLGADVQEVILALNPNVEGEVTTQYIAKMASPLGVRLTRIARGVPMGSDLEFADDATLARAFEGRVPV
- a CDS encoding PspA/IM30 family protein, yielding MGIFNRISDIFKSNVNDALDNAEDPEKMLKQMVLEMEESVNKTTLAVANAIANEKGLERKIAKERALSAEWQQKAMQALQANREDLAKAALEKKATADKNAADLGPIFAQATATSAKMREQLTALKHKLDEARSRQSTLIARSQAAKAQKQIAQSFSGVGSDAFSKFDKFEGKIEKLESEAVAFEQLAGENTDLDQQFKQLSTSGQVDAELLALKKEMGLLPEANSDKPGDAQ
- a CDS encoding YbjN domain-containing protein — protein: MTPDAIIESTRANVAAILKERFPQTVDFSDGSYALSYGSSSVGVVVRRYTETDTMVEIMAQVVSGAEITPELLKWLLRKNAELHFGAFGLLFDDTIIYTYSLPGSKLDASELEAAVTSVAVIADHYDDEIVKMAGGKRTSDL
- a CDS encoding OmpA family protein; translation: MRLLLPLLLLAAISVNAQTYKESLGLRLNGGVIFNSHSGSVHETAQIVDCGELTSGSGIGPAFSLGLEFPFAPSIGLGVELGYSNRSGTFTRVNSYPMRDSLTGNDVTMLTDYDFEATLHYVEISPSVIIPIIGSFDRRTLGFSIGPRIALPVAKSYVQRETVTSPSNAVFIVDGQRTQERILSEGELISPSSMLFGASAGVESFIPIGEHVALVPRISADYFFTNVVTDAEWKLFGVRAEIGIRWSSGTTTQPPPPPPAVVVVPAMPAPPRIALQLTGFTGEVVTGNELRASTPIVNAVFFDSASSDVPPLYRRKRENTTFSTDPVEAHGWLLLRIASIIEANPNARIILEGATGGPTTEQEGVALAARRAEAVRSILVDLGVPSSVISIKSSVLPRVPSNSEFAGGRAENRRVDIVVQNAPLQRWVSAEEFAVAQGTLTVRAVLSGGAPDARPQNMVLTVNGRDTVVMTSVIENGLRFDMAIAPSQTTIPVTVMASAGGAISQRDTILDVTKLPRRSIALQTDKFDAVLRFDYNSAELSENEKNLLRQLAEQVQENSTIIIEGSADVLGSEDRNRILSEQRGSNTEQFMRSVANKNLNFKTSTRTDKYSDDTPQGRFLNRSIHVRILQAP
- a CDS encoding CRISPR-associated endonuclease Cas1 — protein: MEDIGLLEIDSLQVTSTSSLLVKLLKNSSTTIFCDGTRHPIGLLLPLEGNSLHALRLRQQIESSLPTRKRSWQEIIKCKNRNQADVLLELGADDRVIRRRIQKVLTNDSTNQEGVSAAAYWKAVLSLFKTRSDPDGPFPSNALNYGYAVVRLVLPAA